The region GATTGTCTGGAAGATCTTTGGcaaaggagggagggtgggtgcgtAACCGTGTGGCTCTAAGGCACAGCCCCACATGGTTGGTAGGCTTTTGGTCTAGGATTAGCAGCATCTGGCAGGAAATGTTACAAATGAAAAGTTAGGATGCATGGCGGTAAAGGCAGAGGATGCTAAATGTTTTATGGCTTCTTGGGCTGCAAGCTCTTGGCCAGGTTTTGAAGTTGATTACGCAGGTTTTCTACTGAGGGGTTGAACCACTTGCGCATCTGGTCTGTCAGCTTGTCAACACTGGTCTTCATATCTGACGCCATCTTTTTGACTTTGTTTTGGACATCCTTGGCCACTGAGGCAAATCGGTCTCTCAGCTGCTTTCCCTGCTCGTCCATGGCATCCTTCACAGACTGGAGCCGTTGCTGTCCCTTTTTCTTCAGGTTGTTGATGTAAGGCTCAACACTTTTACGGACATTTTCCACCTTCTCCTGGGTGTTCTTGCTCAGGTCCTCTCCATACTGGCCGAGTTTGTTCTTGAGGTCTTCGCTGTCTTTGGCAAGGCGCTTCTTCAGCTTCTTCATGTACATGCTGACCTTTCCTTGGACATCCTCGATATTCTGATCAAACATTGATCTTAAGTCTCCAGAGTACTGGATGGCTCTTGACTTGGTGTCTTCCATATCGCCTTTGAGCTTATCTGCCAGTGCAGAGACCTCATCTGTGAAAcgctgctgggcatcctgggccaTGGGGCCCACCTTGCTCTTTAGATCGTCAGCATAATTGCTCAGCTCCTCCATGGTTTCCTTGATAAGCCCACTAGGAATAAAGaaagatacaatacaataaaatatatctaaCCAATGAAAATGTCATATTATAATATTGTTAAAAGCCATTGTTACCCGATCAataaaacaaaagtcagatactcacctaaggagagggaaggctctggtcctaatgagccttccctctcctttcccaGTGCCCTCCGTGCTGCTCTGGCTCCCCCATTCCAATCCCCCGCAGCGGGGGACTTTGGACGTCTTCGGGAGCAGTCGGCTCCCGAAGACAgacagctccatactgcgcacgtgcgagtgcgtcataaagggcactcgcgcatgcgcagtatggagtggcccgtcttcgggagcccgagtgctcccgaagacttccgaaacctccctggTCGAATGCTGCTACAGGGGATTCTGAgcaggaccgggcaccgggagaggagagggaaggctcattaggactcagagccttccctctccttaggtgagtatctgacttttgtttttttacatcggGTAACATTGACTTTAAGTAGAGACCATCTAttattttttattctatttttttaagAGCAGAAGATTTTTCTATAAATTATTTCGGAAAGTCCAGTATGGACTGGTGAGGAAATACAGTGACATTATTTGGGTACAccaggcaccaccataggctgtaatgggaattatggctatagtggcgctcaCGCTTACGGGCGCCGTCAAGAGACGGAaccaaattatgataaaaacagtgtaattcagctgccagcaataACTGTCAGCCAAATTAcatatttattgttattattattattatttagtatttaataacgccaacatcttctgtggcgctgtacagactatattGTTTTGTtacttaacttaaagagaaacagtgaccaagaattgaacttcatcccaatcagtagctgatacccccttttacatgagaaatctattaccttttcataatcggatcttcagggggctctgtatggctgattttgtggcaaaactcctcccacaggaaactttgaggaccatggtcctggcagtttcctgtctgtggacctcattgcattgtgggaaatagctgtatacaacagtttccaactgccaaaaaggcaagcaacagatacttccagtgacatcacctgccagcagtaaaaatattgccatgtgataaatatcagaatgtaaatcagggagaggaaagattttacaatgggcaaacactgactaaatcatttatacataattattgtaaaaattaagcactttttttttattacattattttcactggagttcctctttaatcttacCCCACAGTCCACgctggcctggaggggaaatattaATTAATGCCGCCAAtactttgcaggagcagggtgagacatttttcGTCTTCACCCTCtgcccaaatttcccggcgcATTAATTGCATGTACACAGTGTTACTACAGGGGAGCAACAACAGCAGCCACAGGAGGGGCCAGGACTTAGAAGGGCCCTGAATTCCTACTCTCCCACATCCCTATGCAGGCATTGCCCATCCAGCACAGGTGATGTGGTCACTCTTATTATGGGTGGGGGCAGTTATGGTGActgcatttgtttttgtttcctAACAAAAGAGTCCCCTATGTAGTCTTGGTTTCAAGAAAGGGGAAGGGGTACCATGGTTGACGGGATCCCCATTTAAATTTTGCTGGGGGGATAATGGTTTGTATTTACACCCCTGCTTGGGAACTTGGCCTTAGTAATGTTAGAGATTTCTTTCCCGCAATGTTGAAGTGACTTTTGGTCCCATATACATTTTATCCATCAGGCAAGCTCTGAAAATTGAAATATTTATTTGTAGAGTTCCAAAGTGTACATAGTAATCATCATAGGGAATTCACGTTTAGGTATTATGCTTCATTTGTGCACaagaaaaatgtaaaacaattgGCTGCAAAAGATGACAGGTACCCAAGTCCTCACCAGAAAATCAGGACCtttgctctctttttttttttttattttggcacCACCCCCACTCTTGCAAGTCACATGGTACCAACAGTGGCGCAGTTCATATCACATGGCGGTGTGATTGTGATTGCTATCATAGCCATGCCTCTATGCTGACAGCTTGTCCATTGAGACGCGGCCGACTGCGGAGTGGTggggtggggaggagaggagagggagtgtgACCCGCAGGAACTGTACATTTTGGTTTTATATGATTTTAAAGTTtgtcttattttatatttaat is a window of Hyperolius riggenbachi isolate aHypRig1 chromosome 6, aHypRig1.pri, whole genome shotgun sequence DNA encoding:
- the APOE gene encoding apolipoprotein E, encoding MKVLLLLVVVGLLAGAQARSLFRDAPQTKWESALDSFWQTLNKVEEAADEATSKMKDSQLGKELDGLIKETMEELSNYADDLKSKVGPMAQDAQQRFTDEVSALADKLKGDMEDTKSRAIQYSGDLRSMFDQNIEDVQGKVSMYMKKLKKRLAKDSEDLKNKLGQYGEDLSKNTQEKVENVRKSVEPYINNLKKKGQQRLQSVKDAMDEQGKQLRDRFASVAKDVQNKVKKMASDMKTSVDKLTDQMRKWFNPSVENLRNQLQNLAKSLQPKKP